One genomic window of Streptococcus mitis includes the following:
- the hprK gene encoding HPr(Ser) kinase/phosphatase, whose amino-acid sequence MSVLVKEVIEKLRLDIVYGEPELLEKEINTADITRPGLEMTGYFDYYTPERIQLLGMKEWSYLVSMSSHNRYQVLKKMFLPETPAVIVALGLVVPEEMLKAARECKIAILTSRTATSRLSGELSNYLDSRLAERTSVHGVLMDIYGMGVLIQGDSGIGKSETGLELVKRGHRLVADDRVDIYSKDELTLWGEPAEILKHLIEIRGVGIIDVMSLYGASAVKDSSQVQLAVYLENYDTHKTFDRLGNNAEELEISGVAIPRIRIPVKTGRNISVVIEAAAMNYRAKEMGFDATRLFEERLTNLIAQNEVPNA is encoded by the coding sequence ATGTCGGTTTTAGTAAAAGAAGTGATTGAAAAGCTTAGACTAGACATTGTCTATGGCGAACCAGAATTACTTGAAAAGGAAATCAATACCGCGGATATTACGCGACCTGGTCTTGAAATGACGGGCTATTTTGACTACTACACGCCAGAGCGAATCCAGCTCTTGGGAATGAAGGAGTGGTCCTATCTCGTTTCAATGTCCTCTCACAACCGTTACCAAGTTTTGAAAAAAATGTTTCTACCTGAGACACCAGCAGTCATTGTTGCTCTTGGTTTGGTGGTTCCAGAAGAAATGTTAAAGGCAGCCAGAGAATGTAAGATTGCCATCTTAACTAGTCGTACAGCTACTAGTCGTTTGTCTGGAGAGTTATCTAATTACCTGGATTCTCGTTTGGCAGAACGTACCAGTGTTCATGGGGTTTTGATGGATATTTATGGGATGGGTGTCTTGATTCAAGGTGATAGTGGAATCGGTAAGAGTGAGACAGGTCTGGAGCTTGTCAAACGTGGTCACCGCTTGGTAGCCGATGATCGGGTAGATATTTATTCTAAGGATGAATTAACTCTTTGGGGTGAACCAGCTGAAATCTTGAAACACTTGATTGAAATTCGTGGGGTTGGGATTATCGATGTTATGAGCCTCTACGGTGCGAGTGCGGTCAAGGATTCTTCACAAGTCCAGCTGGCTGTTTACTTGGAGAATTATGATACGCATAAAACCTTTGATCGTCTTGGAAACAATGCAGAGGAATTAGAAATTTCTGGCGTAGCCATTCCTCGTATCCGCATTCCAGTGAAAACAGGTCGAAATATCTCTGTCGTGATTGAGGCTGCTGCCATGAATTATCGTGCTAAGGAAATGGGCTTTGATGCGACGCGTTTGTTCGAAGAACGCTTGACAAATCTTATTGCTCAAAACGAGGTGCCTAATGCTTGA
- a CDS encoding cation:proton antiporter, with the protein MELLIYLILFLLVLIVSSTTNKLLPFLPLPLVQILLGIVIGLFLPNTDFHLNTELFLALVIGPLLFRESEEADITAILKHWRIIIYLIFPVIFISTLSLGGLAHLLWLSLPLAACLAVGAALGPTDLVAFASLSERFSFPKRVSNILKGEGLLNDASGLVAFQVALTAWTTGAFSLGQASSSLIFSILGGFLIGFLTAMTNRFLHSFLLSVRATDIASELLLELSLPLITFFLAEEVHVSGIIAVVVAGILKASRFKKITLLEAQVDTVTETVWHTVNFMLNGSVFVILGMELEMIAEPILTNPIYNPLLLLVSIIALTFVLFAIRFVMIYGYYAYRTRRLKKKLNKYMKDMLLLTFSGVKGTVSIATILLIPSNLEQEYPLLLFLVAGVTLVSFLTGLLVLPHLSDEQEESKDYLMHIAILNEVTSELEKELETHKNKLPLYAAIDNYHGRIENLILSQENKGAQEDWETLKLLILSIESDGLEQAYEEGKMSERAYRVYQRYLKNMEQSINRKFASRLTYYFLVSLRILRFLLHEVFTLGKTFRSWRNEESQKLRALDYDQIAELYLENTEMIIESLENLKGVYKSSLISFMQDSRLRETAIITSGAFVERVINRVKPNNIDEMLRGYYLERKLIFEYEEKRLITTKYAKKLRQNVNNLENYSLKEAANTLPYDMVELVRRN; encoded by the coding sequence GTGGAATTACTGATTTACCTCATCCTATTTTTACTGGTCTTGATTGTCTCGAGTACAACCAATAAGCTCCTGCCCTTTTTGCCTCTCCCTTTGGTGCAGATTCTTTTGGGAATCGTGATTGGTCTTTTTTTACCCAATACCGACTTTCACCTCAATACGGAGTTGTTTTTGGCACTGGTTATTGGGCCCTTGCTTTTTCGAGAGTCGGAAGAAGCGGACATTACAGCTATTTTAAAACACTGGCGAATCATTATTTATCTCATATTTCCAGTGATTTTCATCTCGACCCTGAGTTTGGGTGGCTTGGCCCATCTTCTTTGGCTCAGCCTTCCCTTGGCAGCTTGTTTGGCTGTTGGGGCAGCCCTTGGGCCTACGGACTTGGTGGCTTTTGCTTCTCTTTCGGAGCGTTTTAGCTTTCCTAAGCGTGTGTCCAATATCCTTAAGGGTGAAGGACTCTTGAATGATGCATCAGGTTTGGTTGCCTTTCAGGTAGCTTTGACAGCTTGGACAACTGGGGCCTTTTCCCTTGGGCAAGCGAGTAGTTCGCTCATCTTTTCAATACTAGGCGGTTTTTTGATTGGCTTTTTAACAGCCATGACCAACCGTTTCCTCCATAGTTTCTTGCTAAGTGTGAGAGCAACAGATATTGCTAGTGAGCTCCTTCTGGAATTGAGTTTGCCCTTGATAACCTTCTTCCTAGCAGAAGAAGTACACGTTTCAGGAATTATTGCCGTTGTAGTTGCTGGGATTCTAAAGGCAAGCCGTTTTAAGAAAATTACGCTCCTCGAAGCCCAAGTGGATACGGTGACCGAGACGGTTTGGCATACAGTGAATTTTATGCTCAACGGTTCTGTCTTTGTGATTTTAGGGATGGAGCTGGAAATGATAGCAGAACCTATCTTGACCAATCCAATCTATAATCCCTTACTTTTATTGGTATCTATTATAGCCCTTACCTTTGTCCTCTTTGCTATTCGTTTTGTCATGATTTATGGCTATTATGCCTATAGGACTAGACGTCTCAAGAAAAAGCTAAATAAGTATATGAAGGACATGCTTCTTTTGACCTTTTCAGGTGTTAAGGGAACCGTGTCTATTGCTACAATTCTTCTGATACCAAGTAATCTAGAACAGGAATATCCTCTCTTACTTTTCCTTGTCGCAGGGGTGACGCTTGTCAGCTTTTTAACAGGTCTCTTGGTCTTGCCTCATCTTTCTGATGAACAGGAAGAAAGCAAGGATTATCTCATGCATATCGCCATTTTGAATGAGGTTACTTCGGAGTTAGAAAAGGAACTTGAAACTCATAAGAATAAGCTCCCTCTCTATGCAGCCATTGACAATTACCATGGACGAATAGAAAATCTTATCTTGAGTCAAGAAAATAAGGGGGCTCAAGAAGACTGGGAGACCTTGAAACTTCTCATCCTCAGTATTGAAAGTGATGGTTTGGAACAGGCCTACGAAGAAGGCAAGATGAGTGAGCGTGCCTATCGAGTCTACCAACGTTATCTGAAAAACATGGAACAAAGTATCAATCGCAAGTTTGCTTCACGATTGACCTATTATTTCCTTGTTTCCTTGCGGATTTTACGTTTTCTCCTTCACGAAGTCTTTACCTTAGGCAAGACTTTTCGCAGTTGGAGAAATGAAGAATCACAGAAACTCAGAGCCCTTGACTATGACCAAATTGCAGAGCTCTATTTAGAAAATACTGAGATGATTATCGAAAGTCTGGAGAACCTTAAAGGGGTTTATAAGAGTTCTTTAATCAGCTTCATGCAGGATTCTCGTCTCCGTGAAACAGCTATCATCACCAGTGGTGCCTTTGTCGAACGGGTTATCAATCGTGTCAAACCCAACAATATTGATGAAATGCTGAGAGGCTATTATCTGGAGCGCAAGTTGATATTCGAATATGAAGAAAAACGATTGATTACGACCAAGTATGCCAAGAAGTTACGACAAAATGTCAATAACTTAGAGAACTATTCCTTGAAGGAAGCTGCCAATACCCTGCCTTATGATATGGTGGAATTGGTAAGAAGAAATTAG
- a CDS encoding YihY/virulence factor BrkB family protein, which produces MKKWWKELIDKPLLKAFLHYYQASDSELTSVAVAYYWLISIFPLLLVVVNILPYFQIPVSNFLNVTNSFLPDTVYDVVAKIVMEVLTQPSTGLLSFAVLSALWTFSKSMNYLQKAFNKAYGVAKSRGLIYQQLMSLLVSFGLQILFALALFLSVFGRMLLNLIKSYWKSDSPLFDYMQELTGPLVYALIFAILVMFYYFLPNVKVRRIRHVLPGSAFVLFTLVLLLNIFSVYINNYVNHLVDVRFFSSIVVVVMMFWFILIAKILIVGAVINASVQSLKDPSFRIN; this is translated from the coding sequence ATGAAGAAGTGGTGGAAAGAGCTGATAGATAAGCCTTTATTAAAAGCTTTTTTGCATTATTATCAAGCATCAGATAGTGAGTTGACCAGTGTCGCAGTAGCCTACTATTGGTTGATCTCGATATTTCCACTACTTTTGGTGGTGGTCAATATTCTCCCTTATTTTCAGATTCCAGTTTCCAATTTTTTAAACGTGACTAATAGTTTTTTGCCTGATACGGTTTATGATGTTGTTGCAAAAATTGTAATGGAAGTTCTGACTCAGCCATCAACAGGTTTACTGAGTTTTGCGGTCTTATCAGCTTTATGGACTTTTTCAAAATCCATGAATTACCTCCAAAAAGCTTTTAATAAGGCCTATGGAGTAGCTAAGAGTAGAGGTTTAATTTACCAGCAATTGATGAGTTTACTAGTCAGTTTTGGCTTGCAAATCCTTTTTGCCTTAGCTCTCTTTCTCAGTGTCTTTGGCCGCATGCTCCTCAACCTTATCAAAAGCTACTGGAAATCGGATAGTCCTCTCTTTGATTATATGCAAGAACTGACAGGCCCCTTGGTCTATGCCTTGATTTTTGCAATCTTGGTCATGTTTTATTATTTCCTGCCCAATGTTAAGGTCCGACGGATTCGACATGTATTGCCAGGTAGTGCCTTTGTCTTGTTTACCCTGGTCTTACTGCTCAATATCTTTTCAGTCTATATTAACAATTATGTCAATCACCTAGTGGATGTGCGTTTTTTCAGTTCCATCGTCGTGGTAGTCATGATGTTCTGGTTTATTCTCATCGCTAAGATTTTAATTGTCGGCGCAGTGATCAATGCCAGTGTTCAGAGTTTGAAAGATCCGAGTTTTAGAATAAATTAA
- a CDS encoding YtxH domain-containing protein, which yields MGKLSSILLGTVSGAALALFLTSDKGKQVCSQAQDFLDDLREDPEYAKEQVCEKLTEVKEQATDFVLKTKGQVESGEITVDSVLAQVKSCARQATEASKDRFNNLKEQWQEKAEIFDESEEIVIDITEE from the coding sequence ATGGGTAAACTATCCTCAATCCTTTTAGGAACCGTTTCAGGTGCAGCTCTTGCCTTGTTTTTAACAAGCGACAAGGGCAAACAAGTTTGCAGTCAGGCTCAAGATTTTCTAGATGATTTGAGAGAAGATCCTGAGTATGCCAAGGAGCAGGTCTGTGAAAAACTGACAGAAGTTAAGGAGCAGGCTACAGATTTTGTTCTTAAAACCAAAGGACAGGTTGAGTCAGGTGAAATCACTGTGGACAGCGTCCTTGCTCAAGTCAAATCATGTGCTCGTCAAGCGACAGAAGCATCAAAAGATCGATTCAATAATCTAAAAGAGCAATGGCAAGAAAAGGCCGAAATTTTTGATGAATCAGAAGAGATTGTTATTGACATAACAGAAGAATAA
- a CDS encoding tRNA (mnm(5)s(2)U34)-methyltransferase: MKRPLEMAHDFLAEVVTQDDIVVDATMGNGHDTLFLAKLSKKVYAFDIQKQALEKTQERLDQARMTNAQLILQGHETLDQFVTEAKAGIFNLGYLPSADKSVITQPQTTIEALEKLCHLLVKGGRIAIMIYYGHEGGDLERDAVLDFVSQLNQQEYTAAIYRTLNQVNNPPFLVIIEKLERYRHG, encoded by the coding sequence ATGAAAAGACCACTTGAAATGGCACATGATTTTTTGGCTGAGGTTGTAACTCAGGACGATATCGTAGTGGATGCGACTATGGGAAATGGCCATGACACGCTTTTTTTAGCCAAACTATCTAAGAAAGTCTATGCATTTGATATTCAGAAGCAAGCCTTGGAAAAGACGCAAGAGCGTTTGGACCAGGCTAGAATGACAAATGCCCAGTTAATCTTGCAAGGCCATGAGACACTGGACCAGTTTGTGACAGAAGCAAAAGCAGGGATTTTTAATCTGGGCTATTTGCCATCAGCTGATAAGTCTGTCATCACCCAACCTCAGACAACGATTGAAGCATTAGAAAAGCTGTGTCATTTGCTTGTCAAAGGTGGACGGATTGCTATCATGATCTATTATGGTCATGAAGGAGGCGACCTCGAGAGGGATGCTGTCTTGGATTTTGTCAGCCAGTTGAACCAACAAGAGTACACAGCTGCTATTTACCGAACTTTAAACCAAGTTAACAACCCACCATTTTTAGTAATTATTGAAAAATTAGAGAGATATAGACATGGATAA
- a CDS encoding DUF948 domain-containing protein → MLEVAYILVALALIVFLVYLIITVQKLGRVIDETEKTIKTLTSDVDVTLHHTNELLAKVNVLADDINVKVATIDPLFSAVADLSLSVSDLNDHARVLSKKASSAGSKTLKTGASLSALRLASKFFKK, encoded by the coding sequence ATGTTAGAAGTTGCATATATTCTTGTAGCCCTTGCTTTGATTGTATTTTTAGTGTATCTAATCATTACTGTACAAAAGCTTGGACGTGTGATTGATGAAACAGAGAAGACGATTAAAACTTTAACTTCAGATGTAGATGTGACCTTGCATCATACCAATGAATTGCTGGCTAAGGTCAATGTATTGGCAGATGATATCAATGTCAAGGTGGCAACGATTGATCCACTCTTTAGTGCTGTTGCAGATTTATCTCTATCTGTTTCAGACCTCAATGATCATGCGCGTGTCTTGAGCAAGAAAGCTTCATCAGCTGGTTCAAAAACACTCAAGACTGGTGCAAGTTTGTCAGCTCTTCGTCTTGCAAGTAAATTTTTCAAAAAATAA
- the rpsU gene encoding 30S ribosomal protein S21, which produces MSKTVVRKNESLDDALRRFKRAVTKAGTLQETRKREFYEKPSVKRKRKSEAARKRKKF; this is translated from the coding sequence ATGTCTAAAACAGTAGTACGTAAGAATGAATCTCTTGACGACGCACTTCGTCGTTTCAAACGTGCGGTTACTAAAGCTGGTACTCTTCAAGAAACACGCAAACGTGAATTCTATGAAAAACCTTCTGTAAAACGTAAACGTAAATCAGAAGCAGCTCGTAAACGTAAAAAATTCTAA
- a CDS encoding glucosamine-6-phosphate deaminase has product MKVIKVENQIEGGKVAFEILKEKLANGAQTLGLATGSSPLEFYKEIVESDLDFSNLTSVNLDEYVGLDGDNPQSYRYFMQENLFNQKPFKESFLPRGVKDNAEAEVERYNQILADHPVDLQILGIGRNGHIGFNEPGTPFDSQTHLVDLDQSTIEANARFFDKIEDVPTQAISMGIKNILDAKSILLFAYGESKAEAIAGTVSGPVTESLPASSLQNHPNVTIIADAEALSLLEK; this is encoded by the coding sequence ATGAAAGTTATTAAAGTTGAAAACCAAATCGAAGGTGGAAAAGTTGCTTTTGAGATTTTGAAGGAAAAATTGGCCAACGGCGCTCAAACCCTAGGACTTGCAACAGGAAGCAGTCCACTTGAATTTTACAAGGAAATTGTTGAGAGCGACCTTGATTTTTCAAATCTAACCAGTGTCAACCTAGATGAGTATGTAGGGCTTGATGGGGACAACCCACAGTCTTATCGTTACTTCATGCAAGAAAACTTGTTTAACCAAAAACCATTTAAAGAAAGTTTCTTGCCTCGTGGGGTTAAGGACAATGCTGAAGCTGAAGTTGAACGCTACAACCAAATTTTGGCCGACCATCCAGTTGACCTCCAAATCTTGGGAATCGGTCGCAATGGACATATCGGATTTAATGAACCTGGTACTCCATTTGACAGTCAAACACACCTTGTAGATCTTGATCAGTCTACTATTGAAGCAAATGCACGTTTCTTTGACAAGATTGAAGACGTCCCAACCCAAGCCATTTCAATGGGGATTAAGAATATCTTGGATGCCAAGTCTATCCTTCTATTTGCTTACGGTGAGTCGAAAGCAGAAGCTATTGCTGGAACCGTGTCTGGTCCAGTGACTGAGAGTTTGCCAGCAAGTAGCCTACAAAATCACCCGAATGTGACCATCATCGCAGATGCTGAAGCGCTTAGTTTACTTGAAAAATAA
- a CDS encoding DUF3397 domain-containing protein, with translation MDMILMKLASILLLILTLVVCIIITKLFRLKKLGRNFADLAFPVLVFEYYLITAKTFTHNFLPRLGLALSLLAIVLIFFFLLKKRSFYYPKFIKFFWRAGFLLTLVMYIEMIFELLVQK, from the coding sequence ATGGATATGATTTTAATGAAATTAGCATCTATTTTATTATTGATACTGACCTTAGTCGTTTGCATTATCATAACCAAACTTTTTAGATTAAAAAAACTAGGCCGAAACTTTGCGGATTTGGCTTTTCCAGTCTTGGTATTTGAGTATTACCTGATTACAGCTAAAACCTTTACCCATAATTTCCTCCCTAGACTGGGGCTAGCCCTCTCACTCCTAGCCATTGTTCTCATTTTTTTCTTCCTTTTGAAAAAACGTAGCTTTTACTATCCTAAATTCATCAAATTCTTCTGGCGTGCAGGATTCTTATTAACCCTTGTCATGTATATCGAGATGATTTTTGAGCTTTTAGTTCAAAAATAA
- the queA gene encoding tRNA preQ1(34) S-adenosylmethionine ribosyltransferase-isomerase QueA: MNTADFDFHLPEELIAQTPLEKRDASKLLIVNRETGEMQDKHFHSIIDMLEPGDALVMNDTRVLPARLYGQKEETGGHVELLLLKNTSGDEWEVLAKPAKRLKVGTRVSFGDGRLSAVVTEELTHGGRIVRFDYQGIFLEVLESLGEMPLPPYIHEKLDDRERYQTVYAKESGSAAAPTAGLHFTKELLAEIQAKGVHLVYLTLHVGLGTFRPVSVDNLDEHEMHSEFYQLSEEAATTLRSVKENGGRVIAVGTTSIRTLETIGSKFDGQIQADSGWTNIFIKPGYEWKVVDAFSTNFHLPKSTLVMLVSAFAGRELVLDAYHHAIQEHYRFFSFGDAMFIY; the protein is encoded by the coding sequence ATGAATACAGCTGATTTTGATTTCCACTTACCCGAGGAATTGATTGCCCAAACGCCTCTTGAAAAACGAGATGCTTCTAAACTCCTCATTGTCAACCGTGAGACGGGAGAAATGCAGGATAAACACTTCCACTCTATTATTGATATGCTGGAACCTGGCGATGCCCTTGTCATGAATGACACCCGCGTTCTCCCTGCCCGCCTCTATGGTCAAAAGGAAGAAACTGGAGGTCATGTGGAACTTCTCCTGCTCAAAAATACTAGTGGAGATGAGTGGGAAGTTCTGGCTAAACCTGCCAAACGCCTCAAGGTCGGGACTCGTGTCAGCTTTGGTGATGGTCGCCTCAGCGCTGTCGTTACGGAAGAATTGACCCACGGTGGTCGTATTGTCCGCTTTGATTACCAAGGAATTTTCCTAGAAGTTTTGGAAAGTCTGGGTGAAATGCCGCTACCACCTTATATCCATGAAAAACTGGATGACCGCGAACGCTATCAAACTGTTTACGCCAAGGAAAGTGGCTCTGCTGCAGCACCTACTGCTGGTCTCCACTTCACCAAAGAACTGCTGGCAGAAATCCAAGCCAAGGGTGTTCATCTAGTCTATCTGACGCTTCATGTCGGGCTCGGAACCTTTAGACCCGTTTCAGTTGACAATCTGGACGAACATGAAATGCACTCAGAATTCTACCAACTTTCTGAAGAAGCAGCTACCACTCTTCGCTCTGTTAAAGAAAACGGTGGTCGTGTCATCGCTGTCGGAACTACTTCTATCCGCACCTTGGAGACTATTGGTTCCAAGTTTGATGGGCAAATCCAAGCAGATTCTGGCTGGACCAATATCTTTATCAAACCTGGGTATGAATGGAAGGTCGTAGATGCCTTCTCAACCAACTTCCATCTGCCAAAATCAACTCTGGTCATGTTAGTTTCTGCCTTTGCAGGTCGCGAATTAGTCTTAGATGCCTACCACCATGCCATCCAAGAACACTACCGCTTCTTTAGTTTTGGCGATGCCATGTTTATCTATTAA
- the lgt gene encoding prolipoprotein diacylglyceryl transferase yields MLDPIAIHLGPLAIRWYALCIVTGLILAVYLTMKEAPRKKIIPDDILDFILVAFPLAILGARLYYVIFRFDYYSQNLGEIFAIWNGGLAIYGGLITGALVLYIFADRKLINTWDFLDIAAPSVMIAQSLGRWGNFFNQEAYGAAVDNLDYLPGFIRDQMYIEGSYRQPTFLYESLWNLLGFALILIFRRKWKSLRRGHITAFYLIWYGFGRMVIEGMRTDSLMFFGLRVSQWLSVVLIGLGIFIILYQNRKKAPYYVTEEEK; encoded by the coding sequence ATGCTTGATCCAATTGCTATTCATCTAGGTCCTCTAGCTATTCGTTGGTATGCCTTGTGTATTGTGACAGGCTTGATTCTTGCAGTTTATTTGACCATGAAAGAAGCGCCTCGAAAGAAGATCATACCAGACGATATTTTAGATTTTATCTTAGTAGCCTTTCCCCTGGCTATTTTAGGAGCTCGTCTCTACTATGTCATTTTCCGTTTTGATTACTATAGTCAGAACTTGGGAGAAATTTTTGCCATTTGGAATGGTGGTTTGGCCATTTACGGTGGTTTGATAACTGGGGCTCTTGTACTTTATATCTTTGCTGATCGTAAACTCATTAATACTTGGGATTTTCTAGATATTGCAGCGCCTAGCGTCATGATAGCCCAAAGTTTGGGTCGCTGGGGCAATTTCTTTAACCAAGAAGCTTATGGTGCAGCAGTGGATAATCTGGATTATCTACCTGGCTTTATCCGTGACCAGATGTATATTGAGGGGAGCTACCGTCAACCGACCTTCCTTTATGAGTCTCTTTGGAATCTGCTTGGCTTTGCCTTGATTCTGATATTCAGACGAAAATGGAAGAGTCTTAGACGAGGTCATATCACTGCTTTCTACTTGATTTGGTATGGTTTCGGTCGTATGGTCATCGAAGGTATGCGGACAGATAGTCTTATGTTCTTTGGACTTCGAGTGTCTCAATGGCTATCAGTTGTCCTTATCGGTCTTGGAATTTTTATCATTCTATATCAAAATCGAAAGAAGGCCCCTTACTATGTTACAGAGGAGGAAAAGTAA
- a CDS encoding TIGR01212 family radical SAM protein (This family includes YhcC from E. coli K-12, an uncharacterized radical SAM protein.), with translation MKVMKSYNTLNDYYRKLFGEKTFKVPIDAGFDCPNRDGTVAHGGCTFCTVSGSGDAIVASDAPIREQFYKEIDFMHRKWPDVQKYLVYFQNFTNTHEKVEVIRERYEQAINEPGVVGINIGTRPDCLPDETIEYLAELSERMHVTVELGLQTTYETTSDLINRAHSYELYVETVKRLRKYPKIEIVSHLINGLPGETHEMMIENVRRCVTDNDIQGIKLHLLHLMTNTRMQRDYHEGRLQLMSQDEYVKVICDQLEIIPKHIVIHRITGDAPRDMLIGPMWSLNKWEVLNSIEMEMRRRGSVQGCKAVKQEFENEKTT, from the coding sequence ATGAAAGTTATGAAATCTTATAATACCTTGAATGATTATTATCGAAAACTCTTTGGAGAAAAGACTTTTAAAGTCCCTATTGATGCGGGATTTGACTGTCCCAATCGTGATGGAACTGTGGCTCATGGAGGCTGTACTTTTTGTACGGTTTCAGGTTCTGGAGATGCTATCGTAGCATCAGATGCGCCTATCCGAGAGCAATTTTATAAGGAAATTGACTTTATGCACCGTAAGTGGCCGGATGTTCAGAAGTATCTGGTTTATTTTCAAAATTTTACCAACACCCATGAAAAGGTGGAAGTCATCCGAGAGCGCTATGAGCAGGCTATCAATGAGCCAGGTGTGGTCGGAATCAATATCGGAACGCGACCAGACTGTTTACCAGACGAAACTATCGAGTATTTGGCTGAGTTATCGGAACGCATGCATGTGACGGTAGAATTGGGCTTGCAGACCACTTATGAAACAACCTCTGACCTGATTAACCGCGCCCATTCCTATGAGTTGTACGTGGAAACGGTCAAGCGTTTGAGAAAGTATCCAAAGATTGAGATTGTTTCCCATCTTATTAATGGCTTGCCTGGTGAAACCCATGAGATGATGATTGAAAATGTCCGCCGATGTGTCACGGATAACGATATTCAAGGAATTAAACTGCACTTGCTTCACCTGATGACCAATACGCGTATGCAACGTGATTACCACGAGGGACGTTTGCAACTAATGAGTCAGGATGAATATGTCAAGGTCATCTGTGACCAACTGGAAATCATTCCCAAGCATATCGTCATCCATCGCATCACAGGAGATGCACCTAGAGATATGCTGATTGGTCCTATGTGGAGCCTCAATAAATGGGAAGTTCTAAATAGTATTGAGATGGAGATGCGACGTCGTGGAAGTGTTCAAGGATGCAAGGCTGTAAAACAGGAGTTTGAAAATGAAAAGACCACTTGA